The Candidatus Dormiibacterota bacterium genome includes a window with the following:
- a CDS encoding DUF1905 domain-containing protein, with translation MNPTEYSIKAKVWLYPGEAAWYFVSIPNPYSKEIKKYFGEAARGWGSLPVKVTLGSTVWKTSIFPDKKLGEYLLPLKAEIRKREKITKDSTISFRIEILV, from the coding sequence ATGAACCCAACCGAATATTCCATAAAAGCTAAGGTTTGGCTCTACCCAGGCGAGGCGGCCTGGTATTTTGTGAGCATACCAAATCCATACTCCAAAGAGATTAAAAAATATTTTGGCGAGGCGGCCAGAGGTTGGGGATCGCTACCGGTAAAAGTAACACTGGGCAGTACGGTCTGGAAGACTTCGATATTTCCCGATAAAAAGCTAGGTGAGTATTTGCTCCCCCTCAAGGCGGAGATCAGAAAACGTGAAAAAATTACCAAAGACAGTACTATAAGCTTTCGGATAGAAATTCTTGTTTAA
- a CDS encoding phosphatase PAP2 family protein — MSRPLRNFDIAMSSLVARIPNSYSPLMTFASKVGDFWLVIFTFFSLIISAFVFNNTELLKTTATLGVLVPLAEIAKLITRRKRPETLYVQQMKFKTYSFPSGHSYVSALICGYLILLLSTLSAGLLGIVFAGILLAFTLIIGVSRVYLGAHFPSDVIAGWLFALLMITLHKNISS, encoded by the coding sequence ATGAGTCGTCCATTACGCAATTTCGATATAGCCATGTCCTCGCTAGTAGCTAGAATCCCAAATAGCTATAGCCCGTTAATGACGTTTGCCTCAAAAGTAGGCGATTTTTGGCTGGTAATATTTACATTTTTTTCACTCATCATTAGTGCTTTTGTTTTTAACAATACTGAATTACTCAAAACAACTGCTACTCTAGGCGTTTTAGTTCCCTTGGCAGAAATAGCCAAGCTAATAACACGCCGAAAACGGCCCGAAACCTTGTATGTGCAGCAAATGAAATTTAAGACATATAGTTTTCCAAGTGGACATTCGTATGTATCTGCTTTGATATGCGGATATTTGATCCTCCTGCTATCGACCCTCTCCGCCGGGCTGCTAGGTATAGTTTTTGCTGGTATATTGCTTGCATTTACCCTGATTATAGGTGTTTCAAGGGTTTACCTTGGCGCCCACTTTCCTAGTGACGTCATTGCCGGCTGGTTATTTGCGTTGTTGATGATAACTTTACATAAAAACATATCGTCATGA
- a CDS encoding MEDS domain-containing protein, with translation MADNMSNARKSSSLGVIYEQEHFVQFYNKDDLLIKNLKSFVGAGLKNNNVSIIIATQQHIEDLNTALAEEGFDVEKLERTRHYICLDAGETLSKFIVNGRPNRALFKEVIGGLLREVAETGKEIRAFGEMVALLWAEGNQNAAISLERLWNEIADEYSFTLFCAYPMHYFDCANHSHREVGHLHTSVILPEPA, from the coding sequence GTGGCAGATAATATGAGTAATGCAAGAAAATCCAGTTCTCTCGGTGTGATCTATGAACAAGAGCACTTTGTGCAGTTTTATAATAAGGATGATTTACTGATAAAAAATCTCAAAAGTTTCGTAGGCGCCGGACTTAAAAATAACAATGTCTCTATAATCATTGCCACCCAACAGCACATCGAGGATCTCAATACTGCTCTAGCAGAGGAGGGTTTTGATGTGGAAAAACTTGAACGCACCCGGCACTATATCTGCCTGGATGCAGGGGAAACCTTATCGAAATTTATTGTAAATGGCAGGCCAAACAGAGCACTTTTTAAGGAAGTAATTGGGGGGCTGCTCAGAGAAGTTGCCGAAACAGGGAAAGAAATAAGGGCTTTCGGGGAAATGGTGGCCCTTCTATGGGCAGAGGGTAATCAAAATGCTGCTATATCATTGGAAAGATTATGGAACGAGATTGCCGATGAATACTCGTTTACCTTGTTCTGCGCTTACCCTATGCACTACTTTGATTGCGCGAATCATTCCCATCGTGAAGTCGGGCACTTACATACCAGCGTCATTTTACCGGAGCCTGCATAA
- a CDS encoding response regulator: protein MARILIVEDDSILQSAYNTVLSMEGYQVDVASDGLEGLRVAKEKKPDLILLDMLMPNLGGLEFLKVFEAKNHPETKIIVFSNIVSPEDVRQAMDLGAVKYMTKANFTPKEMVATIKELLGQQSTGQAT, encoded by the coding sequence ATGGCCCGAATACTGATAGTAGAAGATGACTCGATTTTGCAGAGTGCTTACAATACCGTTTTGAGCATGGAGGGCTACCAGGTAGATGTAGCTTCTGACGGCCTGGAGGGATTGAGGGTAGCCAAAGAAAAGAAGCCGGATCTAATATTACTGGATATGCTAATGCCTAACCTCGGCGGATTAGAATTCCTGAAGGTTTTTGAAGCCAAAAACCACCCTGAAACCAAGATTATTGTCTTTAGTAATATCGTTTCACCCGAGGATGTTAGACAGGCAATGGATCTAGGGGCAGTCAAATATATGACCAAAGCCAACTTTACCCCCAAAGAGATGGTTGCGACCATCAAAGAGCTTCTGGGGCAACAATCAACAGGGCAGGCTACTTAG
- a CDS encoding PAS domain-containing sensor histidine kinase translates to MYDLDKLIKELEAGAREIEQERAKADALFISIGDGAIATDEQGRINRANDIALSLLGYRAEEIIGAWYPKTILAVDEAGKPISQIDRPITKAFLAGQPVSQRCYYKKKDGTILPVAVTVSPVLLENKPVGAIEVFRDIAKEVEVDRMKSEFISLASHQLRTPLSAIMMYSHMLVDGYGGQLSPEQRKFTDTIITTVSRMTQLVNTLLNISRIESGRLQITPAKADIPQLYQEIIHELTPKLQKKGQQLIFEPTSLPQIVTDPLLVKEVLANLLSNAIKYTPEKGQIKVTVTAEGDKIVTAISDNGYGIPAAEQGRMFSKFYRGANIVQKVEEGTGLGMYLVKSIVEALAGTIWFKSVENEGTTFWFALPLTAELTAKDGKALED, encoded by the coding sequence GTGTACGATCTCGACAAGCTAATAAAAGAGCTTGAAGCCGGAGCCCGTGAGATAGAGCAGGAGCGGGCCAAGGCCGATGCGTTGTTTATCAGCATTGGCGATGGGGCAATAGCTACCGACGAGCAGGGCAGGATCAACCGGGCTAACGATATAGCCCTGAGCCTGCTGGGCTATAGGGCAGAGGAAATAATAGGTGCCTGGTACCCCAAGACCATACTGGCTGTGGATGAGGCCGGTAAGCCAATCAGCCAGATTGACAGGCCAATTACAAAAGCCTTCCTTGCTGGGCAGCCGGTGTCGCAAAGATGCTATTACAAGAAAAAAGACGGCACTATTCTGCCGGTAGCCGTTACGGTATCACCGGTGCTGTTGGAGAACAAACCGGTAGGGGCGATTGAAGTGTTTCGCGATATTGCCAAAGAGGTAGAGGTGGACAGAATGAAGAGCGAATTTATATCCCTTGCCTCCCACCAGCTGCGCACACCGCTATCGGCCATTATGATGTACTCTCATATGCTGGTGGATGGCTACGGTGGGCAGTTAAGCCCCGAGCAGCGGAAGTTTACCGACACCATCATAACGACTGTCAGCCGTATGACCCAGCTGGTGAATACACTTTTAAATATCTCGCGCATAGAATCGGGCCGGCTGCAGATTACCCCGGCCAAGGCCGACATACCACAGCTTTACCAAGAGATTATCCATGAGCTCACACCGAAGCTGCAAAAAAAGGGGCAGCAGCTAATATTTGAGCCAACCTCCTTACCGCAGATTGTTACCGATCCATTACTAGTTAAGGAGGTACTGGCCAATTTGCTTTCTAACGCTATTAAATATACTCCTGAGAAAGGGCAGATTAAGGTGACTGTTACGGCAGAAGGCGATAAAATAGTAACAGCCATCAGCGACAACGGTTATGGCATTCCGGCGGCCGAGCAAGGCCGGATGTTCAGCAAATTTTACCGCGGGGCGAACATCGTGCAAAAGGTCGAGGAGGGTACAGGACTGGGAATGTACCTAGTCAAATCAATCGTTGAGGCTCTTGCGGGAACGATTTGGTTTAAGAGCGTGGAAAACGAAGGCACTACCTTTTGGTTTGCTCTGCCGCTTACGGCAGAATTGACTGCCAAAGACGGCAAGGCCTTAGAAGATTAA
- a CDS encoding cache domain-containing protein — protein sequence MKSSFKYALVIIGLSALPLLVASALGILLARDEITRQATNSLESLASSQKARVEQAINQFKIIHDGIASRTQLRNSLEEFNRTHSPEAASSINRILTDAKTPFTDIKGVVLLGADGTAVSKLQDETIPSELYKSLYAKGKTSPALVASGESDNQVILHAAPVKRGETLLGVLVLSFLPDHLRSITHTDIGLGRTGETILGYRDGDGAILFPTRLQTTKETIRITKEQNTTTIQALEKKEVTLSSAKDYRGQDVLAVTKYIPEADWAIVTKKDRAEIFAPVSTFTAIYFFISIMLLTMAAALAWVIAPYILGAKNRS from the coding sequence ATGAAATCAAGTTTTAAGTATGCTCTGGTGATAATCGGTCTGTCGGCCCTGCCGCTCCTGGTGGCTTCTGCCCTAGGCATTCTTTTGGCACGAGACGAAATCACTCGCCAAGCTACAAATAGCCTGGAGTCATTGGCCTCATCCCAAAAAGCACGGGTCGAACAAGCTATTAACCAATTCAAGATCATTCATGACGGCATTGCCAGCCGCACTCAGCTGCGAAACAGCCTAGAGGAATTTAACCGCACGCATTCTCCTGAAGCAGCTAGCTCTATAAACCGGATTCTCACCGATGCCAAGACACCATTTACTGACATTAAGGGGGTGGTTCTCCTTGGTGCGGATGGTACAGCGGTATCTAAGCTGCAAGACGAGACTATTCCATCTGAGCTATACAAATCCCTCTATGCTAAAGGTAAAACCTCTCCTGCTCTAGTAGCTAGCGGCGAATCTGACAATCAGGTAATCTTGCATGCCGCGCCTGTTAAGCGGGGAGAAACTCTGCTGGGCGTATTGGTATTGTCGTTCTTACCAGATCATTTAAGGTCTATCACGCATACCGATATTGGACTTGGACGTACTGGGGAAACTATCCTGGGTTATCGAGATGGAGATGGCGCCATCCTCTTCCCAACTAGACTGCAAACCACAAAAGAGACCATCCGTATTACTAAGGAGCAGAATACAACTACCATCCAGGCACTAGAAAAGAAAGAGGTGACACTGAGCTCCGCAAAAGACTATCGCGGGCAAGATGTTTTAGCGGTTACGAAATATATTCCTGAAGCCGACTGGGCTATCGTTACTAAAAAAGACCGGGCTGAAATTTTTGCGCCGGTTTCCACTTTTACTGCAATATATTTCTTCATCTCTATTATGTTACTTACTATGGCAGCTGCGCTTGCCTGGGTTATAGCTCCATACATCCTTGGCGCTAAAAACCGCTCATAA
- a CDS encoding diacylglycerol kinase family protein, with protein MNKRSYVLVVNLKSRKASLAIDEFTKEFKARKIKIKILKVKNPARINFSLQKALDLNPDVIVLGGGDGTLISGIEYLVKKNYKKSIGFLPLGTANYLVRNLEIPLTVPESVDVLLKGKVLEIPIGIANDKYFALTFVVGLTQAVSENVSDGLKKKIGQVAYLLELFKQSTQHKPFQYRIESPDLKKPVTGVCHQLVVYNSDLNQQLKLVPDHQLTKHTLKVVISNTGTSKIKMFIGFFVHIATFGKKRPYMKVFEASSLKITTDPELPADFDGETYGKSPFDITMLKRKIRVIAN; from the coding sequence ATGAATAAAAGATCTTACGTTTTAGTAGTAAACCTTAAATCGAGAAAAGCAAGTCTCGCTATTGATGAATTTACAAAAGAATTTAAAGCCAGAAAAATTAAAATTAAAATTCTTAAAGTCAAAAACCCAGCTCGAATAAATTTCAGCCTTCAGAAAGCTTTAGACTTAAACCCAGATGTGATTGTGTTGGGCGGGGGTGACGGCACGCTGATAAGTGGTATAGAATATTTAGTTAAAAAAAATTACAAGAAAAGTATCGGTTTTCTGCCGTTGGGAACAGCTAATTATTTGGTTAGAAATTTAGAAATTCCGCTAACTGTCCCAGAAAGTGTAGATGTACTTCTAAAAGGCAAAGTCCTGGAAATACCTATAGGGATAGCCAATGATAAATATTTTGCACTTACCTTTGTAGTTGGATTAACGCAAGCAGTTTCAGAAAATGTCTCTGATGGTTTAAAGAAAAAAATCGGTCAGGTTGCTTATCTTTTGGAGTTATTTAAGCAGTCAACGCAGCACAAACCGTTCCAATACCGTATTGAATCTCCCGATTTAAAAAAACCTGTCACGGGGGTGTGCCACCAACTGGTAGTATACAATTCCGACCTCAACCAGCAACTTAAGTTGGTCCCGGATCATCAGCTCACGAAGCATACACTAAAAGTTGTCATAAGTAATACCGGCACTAGTAAAATTAAGATGTTCATAGGCTTTTTTGTCCACATAGCAACCTTTGGTAAGAAGCGTCCCTACATGAAAGTTTTCGAAGCTTCTTCACTTAAAATAACCACGGATCCTGAATTGCCTGCAGATTTTGATGGTGAGACATACGGGAAAAGCCCCTTTGATATAACAATGCTCAAAAGAAAAATTCGTGTAATTGCAAACTAG
- a CDS encoding MASE1 domain-containing protein, with amino-acid sequence MKLSRENSLYLAKIAALALVYLAAAKFGLSLAFSVEQVSTVWPPTGIALAALLLMGYKYWPAIFAGAFVANMLTNVPAAVAAGIAIGNTLEAVVGAYLLRRVVGFDNALTRVRDALGLVVLAGMVSTSIAATIGTASLISGGLVSPGAFSATWLTWWVGDMMGAVIITPLLLVYLHKGLRSSIQGRLVEAGMVFASILVVATLIFAQPPDSIFPMPYVLFPFMIWAVLRFAQIGAVTATITAATTAVWGTINGLGPFAGSGSTESDLILLQTYLLVVSTTSLLMAVAVYHRQRVEKILKLQAEELKESNRRATNILEKILDDSDEQLSKAESENNHRIITGS; translated from the coding sequence ATGAAGCTAAGTAGGGAAAATTCACTTTACCTAGCTAAAATCGCTGCCCTGGCATTGGTGTACTTAGCGGCTGCCAAATTCGGTTTGTCTTTGGCCTTTTCTGTTGAGCAAGTCAGTACCGTCTGGCCGCCCACAGGAATCGCCTTGGCGGCTCTCTTACTTATGGGGTACAAGTACTGGCCGGCAATATTTGCGGGCGCGTTTGTGGCTAATATGCTGACTAACGTACCGGCTGCCGTAGCTGCCGGTATTGCGATTGGCAACACGCTCGAAGCTGTAGTTGGAGCTTACTTACTGAGACGAGTAGTGGGTTTTGATAATGCGCTCACGCGGGTAAGGGATGCGTTAGGTCTGGTTGTTCTGGCCGGCATGGTGAGCACCAGTATTGCTGCCACAATAGGCACTGCTAGTTTGATATCCGGTGGCTTGGTCTCGCCTGGTGCGTTTTCGGCAACCTGGCTGACCTGGTGGGTCGGCGATATGATGGGCGCTGTGATCATTACCCCCTTACTGCTTGTATATTTACATAAGGGTCTGAGAAGTTCGATTCAAGGCCGGCTAGTGGAAGCCGGTATGGTGTTTGCCTCGATACTGGTCGTAGCCACGCTGATATTTGCCCAGCCGCCCGACTCGATTTTTCCTATGCCCTATGTGTTATTCCCCTTTATGATTTGGGCAGTGCTTAGGTTCGCTCAGATCGGTGCCGTAACTGCCACAATTACTGCCGCCACTACAGCAGTATGGGGGACCATTAACGGTTTAGGGCCATTTGCGGGCTCGGGCTCAACAGAGAGTGACTTGATCTTGCTTCAAACCTACCTTTTGGTAGTTTCCACCACTAGCCTGCTGATGGCGGTTGCGGTCTACCACAGACAGCGAGTGGAGAAAATTCTTAAACTCCAGGCAGAGGAGCTAAAGGAATCCAACCGGCGCGCAACAAACATTTTAGAAAAGATTTTAGACGATTCAGACGAGCAGCTTAGCAAGGCAGAATCAGAGAACAATCATAGGATTATTACTGGTAGCTAA
- a CDS encoding YdeI/OmpD-associated family protein: MTRKEIATSVVHKVPEDLRKALVSDESALERWKSLTPLARNEWICWVISVKKPETRRNHIERTITELLAGKRRPCCWAGCLHR; encoded by the coding sequence ATGACTAGAAAAGAAATCGCTACCAGCGTGGTGCATAAAGTGCCAGAGGATTTACGCAAAGCTCTAGTGAGCGACGAATCTGCCCTGGAAAGGTGGAAGAGCCTCACTCCGCTGGCCCGCAATGAGTGGATCTGCTGGGTGATATCCGTCAAAAAACCAGAGACGAGAAGAAATCATATTGAACGCACAATCACGGAGCTTTTAGCAGGCAAGCGCCGCCCTTGTTGTTGGGCCGGCTGCCTTCATCGCTAA
- a CDS encoding ATP-binding protein, producing the protein MASTQPNEAGLARRVRWYVAIRWFFVASIAVPSVLARYISQGLSQDVINVFTSGLIAAIYNVFFWLLTKRLNQRAVWLKALSIFQLAADTLLITFLVFEFGGVESRSPILFAIPILITGVLFGRFAIYLVAIISALLYNGVLLAEITGLIQSPVINNAALHSNMPYTFSSMVFFASTFLVIAAIADFMTALLKENEAVTEEQAEFLRNAEKIARVGSWEWEVVTAEVDWSDELYEIYGVDRQTYRPGIRSLLDLVHPDDVERVDAAIRKSAEKAFSLEYRIVRPDGQIRVVHSEGRATTNPRGNLSVIGTSQDITERIKAEQEALRRAEQLEMLNATLEDTKKAVLSALEDLKKEKALAEEERAKDEAILASIGDGVFAIDTNRKIILFNQAAADITGYQSKQVMGENYHKVFMFQTEKEGQPSYEFVENALKGRPVNTEAHLLLATKGGLLVPIAYSAAPIKDTGGKTLGAIVVIKDITVERGLEQAKDDFLNLAAHQLRTPASGVKAYSYMLRDGYAGKLTPKQLEFLKQLNDSNERQLKIINDMLSVARIQSGKFEPVLASCNTSKLIQDIVEEQKQAIAGRRQKVTMRLATNLPEINIDPDKIRMVIENLVSNASKYTPDGGQINIDGRLKGDYFEISVADTGVGIPKKDMSSLFQRFGRLDNPLSTKAGGTGLGLYIAKTIIDMHHGEITVKSEVGKGSVFTISLPIGLQEAKHKG; encoded by the coding sequence ATGGCAAGTACGCAGCCCAATGAAGCCGGCCTAGCCAGACGCGTTCGCTGGTATGTTGCTATTCGTTGGTTCTTTGTAGCCTCCATTGCCGTACCAAGCGTTCTGGCGCGATATATCAGCCAGGGGCTTTCACAAGATGTTATTAACGTTTTTACCTCCGGTCTAATCGCAGCTATTTATAACGTCTTTTTCTGGCTACTTACAAAACGTCTGAACCAGAGGGCCGTCTGGCTGAAAGCCTTAAGTATCTTCCAATTAGCTGCCGACACCCTGCTTATCACCTTTTTGGTATTCGAGTTTGGCGGGGTCGAAAGCCGCAGTCCGATACTGTTTGCCATACCCATACTGATTACGGGTGTGCTGTTCGGACGGTTTGCTATTTACCTCGTAGCCATCATCAGCGCCCTGCTGTATAACGGCGTATTGCTGGCCGAAATAACCGGACTGATTCAATCGCCCGTTATCAATAATGCCGCGCTGCACAGCAATATGCCTTATACCTTCAGCTCGATGGTCTTCTTTGCATCGACCTTCCTTGTAATTGCCGCCATTGCCGATTTTATGACCGCCTTACTGAAAGAAAATGAGGCCGTCACCGAAGAGCAAGCCGAATTCTTAAGAAACGCTGAGAAGATTGCCCGGGTCGGCAGCTGGGAGTGGGAAGTAGTTACCGCCGAGGTAGACTGGTCAGACGAGCTGTATGAAATTTACGGGGTTGATCGCCAGACATACCGGCCCGGCATCAGGTCTCTGCTGGATCTCGTCCACCCGGATGATGTGGAAAGAGTTGATGCCGCAATTAGAAAATCGGCAGAGAAAGCCTTCAGCCTGGAGTACCGAATAGTGCGTCCAGACGGCCAAATACGGGTAGTGCATAGCGAGGGCAGAGCCACCACCAATCCCCGCGGCAACCTCTCCGTCATCGGCACCAGCCAAGACATTACCGAGCGCATTAAGGCCGAGCAGGAAGCCCTACGCCGGGCTGAGCAGCTAGAAATGCTCAATGCTACTCTGGAGGATACCAAAAAGGCTGTTCTAAGCGCCTTGGAAGACTTGAAGAAAGAAAAGGCCCTGGCCGAAGAAGAGCGCGCTAAAGACGAGGCTATTCTGGCTAGTATTGGCGACGGGGTGTTTGCTATTGATACTAACCGCAAGATCATACTCTTCAACCAAGCTGCTGCTGACATAACCGGCTATCAATCTAAGCAGGTGATGGGTGAAAATTATCATAAGGTGTTTATGTTCCAAACAGAAAAGGAGGGCCAGCCAAGTTATGAGTTCGTCGAAAATGCCTTGAAGGGGCGGCCAGTTAATACCGAAGCTCATTTGCTACTTGCAACTAAGGGCGGGCTCTTAGTGCCAATCGCTTACTCGGCAGCGCCAATCAAAGATACTGGTGGTAAAACGCTGGGTGCGATTGTGGTCATTAAAGACATAACGGTTGAGCGAGGCCTCGAGCAGGCTAAAGATGATTTTCTAAACCTCGCCGCCCACCAGCTAAGAACCCCCGCCAGTGGTGTTAAGGCCTACAGTTATATGCTGCGAGATGGTTACGCCGGTAAGCTCACCCCTAAGCAGCTCGAGTTTTTAAAGCAGCTGAACGATAGTAATGAGCGACAGCTGAAAATCATTAACGATATGCTAAGTGTGGCCAGAATCCAATCCGGTAAGTTCGAGCCGGTGCTCGCCTCTTGTAATACCAGTAAATTAATTCAAGACATAGTAGAAGAACAGAAACAGGCTATTGCCGGCCGCAGGCAAAAAGTAACAATGCGCTTGGCCACAAACCTGCCTGAAATAAATATTGACCCCGACAAAATCAGGATGGTAATAGAGAATTTGGTTTCGAATGCCAGTAAATACACCCCCGATGGTGGGCAAATCAACATTGATGGACGACTTAAAGGCGATTACTTTGAAATCAGCGTGGCGGACACCGGAGTCGGCATACCAAAGAAGGATATGTCTAGTCTGTTTCAGCGCTTTGGCCGCCTAGATAACCCTCTAAGCACTAAAGCCGGCGGAACCGGCCTAGGCCTTTACATAGCCAAAACAATTATAGATATGCACCATGGGGAAATCACCGTTAAATCAGAGGTGGGTAAAGGTTCTGTCTTCACCATCAGTCTGCCTATTGGGTTGCAGGAGGCAAAGCATAAAGGTTAA
- a CDS encoding response regulator, with protein MAKILIIEDDEVIRTAYTTIFTHAGYEVSEAEDGQQGLLKAEEVKPDLIILDILMPKMDGNEFLRRYDVINKHPEVKVVVLSNSTTATSIEETKKLGAGKYLVKSDYTPQKLVDLVTAELAAK; from the coding sequence ATGGCTAAAATATTAATAATAGAAGATGACGAAGTAATTCGGACGGCGTATACGACGATCTTTACCCATGCCGGCTATGAAGTATCAGAGGCGGAAGACGGGCAGCAAGGGCTGCTGAAAGCAGAAGAGGTGAAGCCCGATCTAATAATACTGGATATCCTTATGCCGAAAATGGACGGCAATGAGTTTTTACGCCGCTACGATGTGATAAACAAGCATCCAGAGGTGAAGGTGGTCGTTTTAAGTAACAGTACCACGGCCACCAGTATTGAAGAAACCAAAAAGCTGGGCGCAGGAAAATACCTGGTAAAGTCAGATTACACACCTCAAAAACTAGTGGACTTAGTAACCGCCGAGCTAGCTGCTAAGTAG
- a CDS encoding ATP-binding protein, protein MGLLITKDTLSEWTRRLDQYRAGIVLYVLILLAATIVLVDELAGATPNQAILLSIFVAIPLVTLSLITHLRHWRYSSEALVIIISLLIGFTIEEPYLSGEASIIIFLPGVIAALACRRRSPVAWGTILTLVLLISRSGGQSAYLDPIGLVIIGLIVGGIFLTRIVLENTSEARQDAERLRQLSETYLKSIGDGVVAIDRDWSVTLFNPAAEKITGWTKAEAIGKPLREVLKFIKESDRSENILFIERALIEEKITTLAEPTLLIQKNGRETPVGESAAPIYDVNGKVNGAIIIFRDAAEERASTQLRSGFSYASHQLRTPATELNWVLETALAEKDPEKTKQAIKLAQNSLQSIVRLADELIEVSDIDQGTIALKSQEVTLAQVIENVKKELNRTMPGLNVALESAPSIKITTDPKLLERALFEVTKNALQYGKNIEPKISASMHENGLLLTINNAGKPIPPGEQALVFTKFFRGSNRDQKIPGAGLGLYIAKSYVEMLKGKMWFKSDAKGTEFNILLPK, encoded by the coding sequence ATGGGTCTATTAATAACTAAAGATACTTTATCGGAATGGACCAGACGGCTTGATCAGTATAGGGCCGGTATCGTTCTATACGTACTGATCCTTTTGGCTGCAACTATAGTTTTAGTCGATGAGCTTGCTGGCGCAACCCCCAACCAGGCTATATTACTCAGTATTTTCGTTGCCATACCATTAGTGACATTAAGCTTAATAACGCATCTTAGGCATTGGCGCTATTCTTCAGAAGCGCTCGTGATAATCATTTCCCTGCTGATTGGCTTCACCATAGAAGAGCCCTACCTGAGTGGGGAGGCCTCGATAATAATTTTCTTACCTGGTGTTATTGCGGCTCTAGCTTGTAGACGCAGATCACCCGTAGCGTGGGGAACCATTTTAACGCTCGTGTTGCTTATATCTCGTTCAGGGGGCCAGAGTGCGTACTTAGATCCAATCGGGCTGGTAATAATAGGTTTGATTGTGGGTGGAATCTTCTTAACTAGAATCGTCCTGGAAAACACCTCGGAAGCTCGTCAAGATGCAGAACGGCTACGCCAGCTTTCTGAAACCTATTTAAAAAGTATTGGGGATGGAGTGGTTGCCATCGACCGAGATTGGAGTGTCACCCTCTTTAACCCTGCTGCCGAAAAAATAACAGGATGGACAAAAGCAGAAGCCATTGGTAAGCCGCTGCGGGAGGTACTGAAATTCATTAAAGAAAGCGATCGCAGTGAAAATATCCTGTTTATTGAGAGGGCCCTGATAGAAGAAAAAATTACCACCCTTGCTGAGCCAACCCTACTTATCCAGAAAAATGGGCGAGAAACTCCCGTCGGAGAAAGCGCAGCGCCTATTTATGATGTAAACGGTAAAGTGAATGGCGCGATTATCATCTTTCGGGATGCAGCCGAGGAAAGAGCAAGTACCCAGCTGCGTTCTGGGTTCAGTTATGCATCACATCAGCTACGCACCCCAGCCACGGAGCTGAACTGGGTGCTAGAGACGGCATTGGCCGAAAAAGACCCTGAAAAAACCAAGCAGGCAATTAAGCTGGCTCAAAATTCGCTGCAAAGCATAGTCCGTCTGGCAGACGAACTGATTGAAGTTTCTGATATCGATCAAGGTACGATTGCTCTTAAATCCCAAGAGGTAACGCTTGCGCAAGTTATTGAAAATGTCAAAAAAGAGTTAAACCGCACCATGCCAGGTCTAAATGTGGCACTTGAATCCGCTCCCAGTATTAAAATCACTACGGATCCTAAGCTGTTAGAACGTGCACTGTTTGAAGTTACTAAAAACGCCTTGCAGTACGGCAAGAACATAGAGCCTAAAATTTCTGCTAGTATGCACGAAAACGGTTTACTGCTAACAATCAATAATGCAGGTAAGCCGATTCCCCCCGGTGAGCAGGCGCTGGTTTTTACTAAATTTTTCCGTGGCAGCAACCGCGACCAGAAAATTCCTGGGGCTGGGCTCGGCCTATATATCGCTAAATCTTATGTAGAAATGCTAAAGGGCAAAATGTGGTTTAAGTCTGATGCAAAAGGCACTGAGTTTAACATTCTGCTGCCGAAATAA
- a CDS encoding SPW repeat protein, producing the protein MKLLSPRTHTIIGFITGLALLAAPSVLDFRDVGGASVATSQLIGIIILLSELTVQETFFGIGFVPIRIHLILDMLLGAVLAISPWLFGFASEEANAWMPHLVVGVFIIMYALFTRADKQVAD; encoded by the coding sequence ATGAAGTTATTGTCGCCCCGCACACATACTATAATCGGTTTTATTACTGGACTGGCATTATTGGCTGCTCCAAGTGTTTTAGACTTTAGGGATGTTGGCGGTGCTTCCGTAGCTACATCTCAGCTTATTGGTATTATTATTCTCTTAAGTGAGTTAACTGTACAGGAAACGTTTTTCGGCATCGGATTCGTGCCAATAAGAATCCACCTCATCCTAGATATGCTACTAGGAGCTGTTCTGGCTATATCGCCGTGGTTGTTTGGGTTTGCCAGCGAAGAGGCCAATGCATGGATGCCGCACCTTGTAGTGGGTGTTTTTATTATCATGTATGCGCTTTTTACGCGCGCGGACAAACAAGTCGCTGATTAA